One window from the genome of Metabacillus flavus encodes:
- a CDS encoding phosphocarrier protein HPr: MAEKTFKVTAESGIHARPATVLVQTASRFDADINLEYNGKTVNLKSIMGVMSLGIAKDSEIKITASGSDESEAISALEETMKNEGLGE; the protein is encoded by the coding sequence ATGGCTGAAAAAACATTTAAAGTAACTGCGGAATCCGGAATTCATGCACGTCCTGCAACAGTATTGGTTCAAACGGCTAGCCGTTTCGATGCAGATATTAACCTTGAATACAACGGTAAAACAGTAAACCTTAAATCCATTATGGGTGTTATGTCACTGGGTATTGCAAAGGATTCTGAAATCAAAATCACTGCAAGCGGTTCTGATGAAAGCGAAGCTATTTCTGCTCTTGAAGAAACAATGAAAAACGAAGGGCTAGGAGAATAA
- the ptsP gene encoding phosphoenolpyruvate--protein phosphotransferase, whose translation MLELKGIGASAGIAIARAYRLEEPELTVSKTTVADQDAEIRRFEEAIQKSKSELEKIKDHALKELGKDKAEIFAAHLLVLSDPELLNPVKDKISSEASNADFAMKETADMFVSMFESMDNEYMKERAADIRDVTKRVIAHLIGVELPSPSLISEEVVIVAEDLTPSDTAQLNRQYVLGFTTDIGGRTSHSAIMARSMEIPAVVGTKEATAKIENGTMVIVDGLSGDVIIDPSAETIAAYEEKKKKHEAQKAEWAKLVNEPTVSKDGQHVELAANIGTPKDVKGVIENGGEAVGLYRTEFLYMGRDQLPTEDEQFEAYKAVLTNMEGKPVVVRTLDIGGDKELPYLHLPKEMNPFLGFRAIRLCLEEQDIFRTQLRALLRASVHGNLRIMFPMIATLDEFRQAKAVLLEEKAALQSKGTEVSENIEIGIMVEIPSTAVMADVFAKEVDFFSIGTNDLVQYTMAADRMNERVSYLYQPYNPAILRLITLVIEAAHKEGKWVGMCGEMAGDPIAIPILLGLGLDEFSMSATSILPARTQILNLSKEEAASHKEQILGMQTTQEVIDFVKKTFNVK comes from the coding sequence ATGCTCGAGCTTAAAGGTATCGGAGCTTCTGCCGGTATTGCGATTGCGAGAGCATATCGCCTTGAAGAACCAGAGCTTACTGTTTCCAAAACAACAGTTGCGGATCAGGATGCAGAGATTCGCCGGTTTGAAGAAGCTATTCAAAAATCAAAATCAGAGCTTGAAAAAATTAAAGACCATGCTTTAAAAGAACTTGGAAAAGACAAAGCAGAAATTTTCGCTGCTCACTTGCTTGTTTTAAGCGATCCAGAGCTTTTAAATCCAGTTAAAGATAAAATCAGCAGTGAAGCTTCCAATGCTGATTTTGCAATGAAAGAGACAGCCGACATGTTTGTCAGCATGTTTGAATCAATGGACAATGAATACATGAAGGAACGTGCAGCGGATATCCGCGACGTAACGAAACGTGTCATTGCGCATCTGATTGGCGTAGAGCTTCCTAGCCCATCTCTTATTTCTGAAGAGGTTGTCATTGTAGCGGAAGATCTAACTCCTTCTGATACTGCTCAATTAAACCGCCAGTATGTACTTGGTTTCACTACGGATATCGGAGGCCGCACATCTCATTCAGCAATCATGGCCCGTTCTATGGAAATTCCAGCTGTTGTCGGAACGAAAGAAGCGACAGCGAAAATTGAAAATGGAACAATGGTTATTGTAGACGGACTTAGCGGAGATGTTATCATCGATCCATCTGCTGAAACGATTGCTGCTTATGAAGAGAAGAAGAAGAAACACGAAGCTCAAAAAGCGGAGTGGGCTAAGCTTGTTAACGAGCCTACCGTCTCTAAAGACGGACAGCACGTTGAGCTTGCTGCAAACATTGGTACTCCTAAAGATGTTAAAGGGGTCATTGAAAACGGCGGAGAAGCAGTTGGACTCTACCGTACAGAATTCCTTTATATGGGGCGCGATCAGCTTCCTACAGAGGACGAGCAGTTCGAAGCTTACAAAGCAGTTCTGACTAATATGGAAGGCAAGCCTGTCGTTGTTCGTACGCTTGATATCGGAGGAGATAAGGAGCTTCCTTACCTTCACCTTCCGAAGGAAATGAATCCATTCCTTGGTTTCCGTGCAATCCGCCTTTGCCTTGAGGAACAGGACATTTTCAGAACACAGCTTCGCGCATTGCTTCGTGCAAGTGTTCACGGAAACCTTCGCATCATGTTCCCGATGATTGCAACTCTTGATGAATTCAGGCAGGCGAAAGCGGTTCTTCTTGAAGAAAAAGCTGCTCTTCAGTCTAAAGGAACAGAAGTATCCGAGAACATTGAAATCGGAATTATGGTTGAGATTCCATCCACAGCTGTTATGGCTGATGTATTTGCTAAGGAAGTAGATTTCTTCAGCATCGGAACAAACGACCTTGTGCAATATACAATGGCTGCAGACCGGATGAACGAACGGGTATCCTACCTTTATCAGCCTTACAATCCTGCAATCCTGCGCTTAATCACACTTGTAATTGAGGCGGCGCATAAAGAGGGCAAATGGGTTGGTATGTGCGGGGAAATGGCTGGAGATCCAATTGCAATTCCAATTCTTCTCGGTTTGGGACTGGACGAGTTCTCAATGAGTGCCACTTCCATTCTGCCGGCAAGAACACAAATCCTTAACCTTTCCAAAGAAGAAGCCGCTTCTCATAAAGAACAGATCCTTGGAATGCAAACGACGCAAGAGGTTATTGATTTTGTAAAGAAAACTTTCAACGTAAAGTAA
- a CDS encoding ATP-binding protein, with product MDNKQLIIKRNRFLIRLLCLFYILDLGFIYAIDGVRNYWLLCLFFGVPFVFLFITEKKMYPVWQMYSLIALLYSYLFMLNLTVPSFVNIMFLVLPILVSTIYQDRRILIFSGLFTASAQMFFFYSDYDVLLQSVTRKEIAYYMLFTILVLFFQLYYLQFLGKLWKQVNEQKDEMAVTLESTKAQLELLFSQSKDAIALLDTEYRVTAVNPAFEELYQMKESDLKGKVYPHGEYAFLDDFKHVRIENRISRTDRTGDGALVEVEVAVSPIYGDKGALIAHSEVIRDVTERRTEELMLIQAEKLKVAGEMAAGVAHEIRNPLTVLQGFLQMLHENAPANYPYTEIMLAELKRLNEIVSEFLILSKPQSVTRKLFNLRDILNETITFFGSEMALNNIVIEISEIQSFSINGDGNQIKQVLINLLKNSSDAMPNGGVIKVSLKKTEDRKVVLLIKDSGKGIPSNVLKKIKEPFFTTKEKGTGLGLVITEKIMNQHGGSMVIESEEGIGTTVKLYLPLP from the coding sequence ATGGATAACAAGCAGTTAATTATAAAAAGGAACCGCTTTTTAATTAGGTTGCTGTGTCTTTTTTACATTTTGGATCTTGGATTTATCTACGCGATTGATGGCGTTAGGAATTACTGGCTCTTGTGCCTCTTTTTTGGTGTTCCTTTTGTTTTCTTATTTATTACCGAAAAAAAGATGTATCCGGTATGGCAGATGTACTCGCTTATTGCTCTTTTATACAGCTATTTATTCATGCTGAATCTAACGGTTCCATCCTTTGTTAATATCATGTTTCTTGTTTTGCCGATCTTGGTAAGCACAATCTACCAGGACCGCAGAATCCTGATTTTTTCAGGCCTTTTTACAGCATCGGCGCAAATGTTTTTTTTCTATTCCGATTATGATGTGCTGCTGCAGAGTGTAACAAGAAAAGAAATTGCCTATTATATGCTGTTCACGATTCTGGTGCTTTTCTTCCAGCTTTACTATCTTCAGTTCCTCGGGAAACTTTGGAAACAGGTGAATGAGCAAAAGGATGAAATGGCTGTCACCCTTGAATCAACCAAAGCGCAGCTGGAACTGCTTTTTTCCCAAAGTAAAGATGCCATTGCCCTGCTTGATACTGAATATAGAGTTACAGCTGTGAATCCTGCGTTTGAAGAGTTATATCAAATGAAGGAAAGTGATCTTAAAGGCAAGGTCTATCCGCACGGTGAATATGCATTCCTTGATGACTTCAAACACGTAAGGATAGAAAACAGGATCAGCCGCACGGATCGGACTGGAGATGGGGCCCTCGTAGAAGTGGAAGTGGCTGTTTCCCCTATATATGGTGACAAGGGCGCACTAATTGCCCACTCTGAAGTAATCCGCGACGTGACTGAGAGGAGAACAGAGGAACTCATGCTGATACAAGCTGAAAAGCTTAAAGTGGCTGGCGAAATGGCGGCAGGTGTTGCTCACGAGATCAGAAATCCGCTTACCGTTCTTCAGGGATTCCTCCAGATGCTCCATGAAAATGCACCGGCAAATTACCCTTATACAGAGATCATGCTTGCTGAACTTAAACGGCTTAATGAAATTGTCAGTGAGTTTCTCATTTTGTCAAAACCCCAATCCGTAACTCGGAAATTATTTAATTTAAGGGATATCCTGAATGAAACTATTACTTTTTTCGGTTCTGAAATGGCTCTTAATAACATTGTGATTGAGATTAGCGAAATTCAGTCATTTTCAATAAATGGAGATGGAAATCAGATTAAGCAGGTTTTGATTAATCTTTTGAAAAATTCCAGTGATGCGATGCCTAATGGCGGTGTTATTAAGGTTTCTTTGAAAAAGACAGAGGATCGAAAGGTTGTTCTCCTTATCAAGGACAGCGGAAAAGGAATTCCATCAAACGTTTTAAAGAAAATTAAAGAACCATTCTTTACTACAAAAGAAAAAGGGACAGGTCTAGGTCTTGTCATTACTGAAAAAATAATGAATCAGCATGGCGGTTCGATGGTTATTGAGAGTGAGGAAGGGATAGGGACGACGGTGAAGCTTTATCTCCCGCTGCCTTAA
- a CDS encoding transcriptional regulator SplA domain-containing protein yields the protein MDRQQAKAGDTVYVIYRNPHTANVAVIKEAEVVQHPEDENDVALFLYETYHELLPDDAVFSSYEEAEQLYNELFNHNQYEG from the coding sequence ATGGACAGACAGCAGGCAAAAGCGGGAGACACCGTCTATGTTATTTACCGGAATCCCCATACAGCGAATGTAGCCGTCATTAAAGAGGCTGAAGTAGTGCAGCATCCGGAAGATGAAAATGACGTCGCACTGTTCTTATATGAGACGTATCACGAGCTTCTGCCGGATGATGCGGTTTTCTCTTCCTATGAAGAAGCGGAACAACTGTACAATGAGCTGTTTAATCATAACCAATATGAAGGCTGA
- the splB gene encoding spore photoproduct lyase, whose protein sequence is MVKPFVPQLVYIEPRALDYPLGVELKEKFENMGLEIRETTSHNQVRNIPGKNHLQQYRNAKSTLVIGVRKTLKFDTSKPSAEYAIPLATGCMGHCHYCYLQTTMGSKPYIRTYVNVEEILDQANEYMKERAPDITRFEASCTSDIVGVDHLTHSLKRAIEYFGQSDLGQLRFVTKFHHVDHLLDANHNGRTRFRFSINADYVIKNFEPGTSPLDQRIEAAVKVARAGYPLGFIVAPIYIHEGWQEGYKQLFVKLHESLPKDAIQDITFEMIQHRFTKPAKRVIEKNYPKTKLEMSEEERRYKWGRYGIGKYIYQKDEEQELRDTLEDYIEQYFPQAKIEYFT, encoded by the coding sequence ATGGTTAAACCGTTTGTTCCGCAGCTTGTATACATAGAGCCCAGGGCTCTTGACTATCCGCTCGGAGTAGAATTGAAAGAGAAGTTTGAAAACATGGGACTTGAAATCCGGGAAACAACATCTCACAATCAGGTTAGAAATATACCCGGGAAGAATCATCTTCAGCAATACCGCAATGCTAAATCAACCCTCGTTATCGGAGTGAGGAAAACTCTTAAATTCGATACATCCAAGCCTTCCGCCGAATATGCCATACCGCTTGCGACTGGTTGTATGGGACATTGCCATTATTGTTATTTGCAAACAACAATGGGGAGCAAGCCGTATATAAGAACGTACGTAAATGTAGAAGAGATTTTGGATCAGGCAAATGAATACATGAAGGAAAGAGCACCTGATATTACCAGGTTTGAAGCATCCTGTACATCTGACATTGTAGGCGTGGACCACCTGACCCACTCTTTGAAAAGAGCAATTGAATACTTTGGCCAGAGTGATCTTGGGCAATTGCGGTTTGTCACAAAATTTCATCACGTTGATCATTTGCTTGATGCAAATCATAATGGGAGAACCCGTTTTCGCTTCAGTATAAATGCGGATTATGTTATTAAAAATTTTGAACCGGGCACCTCTCCGCTTGATCAGAGAATAGAGGCAGCTGTTAAGGTGGCAAGAGCAGGATATCCGCTAGGCTTTATTGTAGCGCCTATTTATATACATGAAGGATGGCAGGAGGGGTATAAACAGCTTTTTGTTAAGCTTCATGAATCCCTGCCGAAGGATGCCATTCAGGATATTACATTTGAAATGATCCAGCACCGTTTTACGAAGCCTGCAAAACGGGTGATTGAAAAAAATTACCCAAAAACAAAGCTTGAGATGAGCGAAGAGGAAAGGCGCTATAAGTGGGGTCGGTATGGCATAGGGAAATATATTTATCAAAAGGACGAGGAACAAGAACTCAGAGATACGCTCGAAGATTATATTGAACAGTATTTTCCTCAGGCGAAAATCGAATATTTTACATGA
- a CDS encoding SDR family oxidoreductase, producing MDLELQHKTALVIASSQGLGKAVAKKLAQEGANVVITGRNAEKLEKVQQELAYIGDGRIISKQCDITNSEQIKDLVKHTVDEFGEIDVLVNNAGGPPAGSFDQLTDENWYDAFELNLLSYVRVIREVLPFMKENGGRIVNIASSSVKEPISGLLLSNTFRMGIVGLTKTLSQEYASRNILINTLAPGRIATDRVAYLDESSADRQGITAEEMTEKNKAMIPLGRYGEPEEFANYAVFLLSGANTYVTGQTLLVDGGMVKSV from the coding sequence ATGGATTTAGAATTACAGCATAAAACAGCTCTTGTCATTGCCTCGAGCCAGGGGCTTGGAAAAGCCGTTGCCAAAAAACTTGCTCAAGAAGGCGCGAACGTTGTAATTACCGGCCGGAACGCTGAAAAACTGGAGAAAGTCCAGCAGGAGCTTGCTTACATTGGAGATGGCCGGATCATCAGTAAACAATGTGATATTACCAATTCTGAACAAATTAAAGATCTCGTTAAACATACAGTAGATGAGTTTGGAGAGATTGATGTCCTGGTGAATAATGCCGGCGGACCTCCAGCTGGATCCTTTGACCAATTGACAGATGAGAACTGGTATGATGCATTTGAACTGAATCTTCTCAGCTATGTCCGAGTTATCCGGGAGGTTCTTCCTTTTATGAAAGAAAACGGTGGCAGAATTGTCAATATCGCTTCATCTTCTGTAAAAGAGCCTATCTCAGGATTATTGCTTTCCAATACGTTTAGAATGGGTATTGTCGGATTGACAAAAACCCTCTCACAGGAATATGCTTCCCGCAATATCCTTATCAACACGCTGGCTCCCGGCAGAATTGCGACAGATCGGGTAGCCTATCTTGATGAATCTTCTGCTGATAGGCAAGGGATTACGGCTGAGGAAATGACGGAAAAAAATAAAGCGATGATTCCTTTAGGAAGATATGGAGAACCTGAGGAGTTTGCTAACTACGCCGTTTTCCTATTATCGGGCGCTAATACATATGTAACGGGACAAACCCTGCTTGTTGATGGCGGTATGGTTAAATCCGTATAA
- a CDS encoding NAD(P)-dependent oxidoreductase, whose product MTETVAFIGTGVMGKSMAGHLMDKGYKLTVYTRTKEKAEELLYKGALWAETVKEAVQNADFVITMVGYPHDVENIYLGENGIVQSAKEGAHLIDMTTSKPSLAKTIADTAREKGLYAMDAPVSGGDVGAKEARLAIMAGGDKQAFEKCLPLFEAMGNNIVYQGEAGSGQHTKMSNQIAIAAGMIAVCEAVAYAEKSGLDPESVLKSISTGAAGSWSLSNLAPRMLHGNFEPGFYVKHFIKDMRIAKEESELFGMKAPGLDLALSLYEKLEALGEENSGTHALYKLWKQEQLS is encoded by the coding sequence ATGACTGAAACGGTTGCTTTTATTGGAACAGGTGTAATGGGGAAAAGCATGGCAGGCCACTTAATGGATAAAGGCTATAAGCTGACTGTTTATACAAGAACAAAGGAGAAGGCGGAAGAGCTTCTTTATAAGGGGGCTCTTTGGGCGGAGACAGTAAAAGAAGCCGTGCAAAACGCTGATTTTGTCATCACGATGGTTGGCTATCCCCATGATGTGGAGAATATCTATCTTGGGGAAAACGGAATTGTTCAATCAGCCAAAGAAGGAGCGCACCTGATTGACATGACCACATCCAAGCCTTCTTTAGCCAAAACGATTGCTGACACAGCCCGTGAAAAAGGCTTGTATGCTATGGATGCTCCCGTTTCCGGAGGAGATGTTGGAGCGAAAGAAGCAAGACTTGCGATTATGGCTGGCGGAGACAAACAGGCTTTTGAAAAATGTCTGCCTCTTTTTGAAGCAATGGGGAACAATATTGTGTATCAAGGGGAAGCGGGATCCGGGCAGCATACAAAGATGAGCAACCAGATTGCGATTGCTGCAGGAATGATCGCGGTTTGCGAAGCCGTCGCCTATGCGGAGAAATCAGGGCTGGATCCGGAGAGTGTTTTAAAAAGCATTTCAACAGGGGCAGCGGGAAGCTGGTCTCTCAGCAATCTGGCACCGCGCATGCTTCATGGCAATTTTGAACCCGGATTTTACGTCAAGCATTTTATAAAGGATATGAGAATTGCCAAAGAGGAATCCGAGCTCTTCGGAATGAAAGCACCAGGACTTGATTTAGCCCTCTCCTTATACGAGAAGCTTGAAGCTCTTGGGGAGGAAAACAGCGGAACACATGCCCTATATAAGCTTTGGAAACAGGAACAACTATCATAA
- a CDS encoding CAP domain-containing protein, with product MKNTTKKSFIISVAAAAGFVTFAGGNPASAQELSQQNVQAKVTQLSEKFNISPEQVQQAAEGNGSQKQIQEQVQQLLGKQAQAAQGQQAQPNQEQAQNSQGQPCPAGQQPEQKQAPEQAQPKEEAAPVQGEQAQPKQEAPAPAPAQGQQQAPAKEQASEQPKQETAKSGALSEFEQQVVELTNKEREKQGLKPLAVDESLSKVAKEKSADMQKNNYFDHNSPTYGSPFDMMKKFGIEYQTAGENIAMGQKSPEEVVQAWMDSEGHRKNIMNPEFTHIGVGHVEEGNYWTQQFIGK from the coding sequence ATGAAGAACACTACTAAGAAATCTTTCATTATATCAGTCGCAGCGGCGGCAGGATTCGTAACTTTCGCTGGAGGCAACCCGGCAAGCGCACAGGAGCTTTCACAGCAGAACGTACAGGCTAAAGTAACGCAGCTTAGCGAGAAATTCAATATCAGCCCGGAGCAGGTTCAGCAAGCAGCTGAAGGCAACGGCAGCCAAAAACAAATTCAAGAACAAGTTCAGCAGCTTCTTGGCAAACAAGCACAAGCAGCTCAAGGACAGCAAGCTCAGCCTAATCAAGAGCAGGCACAGAACAGCCAAGGTCAGCCATGCCCTGCTGGACAGCAGCCTGAGCAAAAGCAAGCACCTGAACAGGCTCAGCCGAAAGAAGAAGCAGCTCCAGTTCAAGGTGAGCAAGCTCAGCCTAAGCAAGAAGCTCCAGCTCCAGCTCCAGCTCAAGGACAGCAGCAAGCTCCGGCAAAAGAACAGGCTTCTGAGCAGCCTAAGCAAGAAACAGCTAAATCCGGCGCTCTAAGCGAATTCGAACAGCAAGTTGTTGAACTAACAAATAAAGAGCGTGAAAAACAAGGTCTTAAACCGCTTGCAGTTGATGAAAGCTTAAGCAAAGTAGCGAAAGAAAAATCTGCAGATATGCAAAAGAACAACTACTTTGATCACAACAGCCCAACTTACGGATCTCCGTTTGATATGATGAAAAAATTCGGCATTGAGTACCAAACTGCCGGTGAAAACATCGCTATGGGACAAAAATCTCCAGAAGAAGTTGTACAAGCTTGGATGGACAGTGAAGGGCACCGCAAAAACATCATGAACCCAGAATTCACTCATATCGGTGTCGGACATGTTGAAGAAGGCAACTACTGGACTCAGCAGTTCATCGGTAAATAA
- a CDS encoding peptidoglycan D,D-transpeptidase FtsI family protein, translating to MTEQAANSSENRKLKRSRQFRINIFFFGVFLIFTLLIIRLGVIQIVKGEEYTKEVSRTEANISSYPAPRGKMYDRYGRVVVDNISVPAITYTVEKSTKTADKLKTAKKLAEYIEVEEKDLQYTAGQESERDIRDYWLASHEEEAKTLLTEKDLEKSGKEQYKLQVERVPGNEVDEIRNNPEELEMAVLFKRFSAGYQYEPQVIKSQAPPKDEMPSAKNMLTNDEMARVSENIESMPGINIITDWNRNYVYGDTLVSILGGVTSSSQGILQERKAYYQARGYARNDRVGKSRLEYQYEEYLNPRKAKIEYVTDKNGNTISEKVVDPGRRGLDLQLTFDAELQKEAEKIIEEELKKVVAVSPYADRAFAVMMDPYQGDIIAMAGKGYDRYNSKKYYDFSYGAYTTQYEMGSAVKGATLLAGFQEGLQPGTSFNDSLPILLKGAKPKKSLHPSGWVDDREALEVSSNVYMFRTAMEIADIPYVPNGKFPAGPAALQKFRNLNDQFGLGVPTGIDLPGEAHGQRSHPDTVGGLLLDVAIGQYDTYTPLQMAQYISVIANGGYRIEPRVVKSIHEPINENKLGPLVVEKEPEILNAINNTQNEIERIKAGMKLVTKGSKGTARAYFKGLDVAGKTGTTQSFYTNIQMGIKAQPVSNVTFVGYYPTDHPKVAFSVTVPGVREKSSATTASRVIADRLMKAYTELEKKYKGQENMSEVKIEETKES from the coding sequence TTGACTGAGCAAGCTGCTAATTCCTCTGAGAATCGAAAGCTGAAAAGATCCCGGCAATTTCGAATCAACATTTTCTTCTTTGGTGTATTCCTGATTTTTACCCTCCTCATCATTCGGCTCGGAGTTATTCAGATTGTGAAAGGGGAAGAGTATACGAAGGAAGTTTCCAGAACGGAAGCAAATATCTCTTCCTATCCGGCACCGCGCGGTAAAATGTATGACCGGTATGGCCGTGTTGTAGTGGATAACATAAGTGTTCCTGCAATTACCTATACAGTAGAAAAAAGCACGAAGACAGCAGATAAGCTGAAGACAGCTAAAAAATTAGCCGAATATATTGAGGTTGAAGAAAAAGACCTTCAATATACAGCCGGGCAGGAAAGTGAGCGCGATATCCGCGATTATTGGCTTGCTTCCCATGAAGAAGAAGCGAAAACCCTTCTAACTGAAAAGGATTTGGAGAAGAGCGGCAAGGAGCAATATAAGCTGCAGGTAGAGCGGGTGCCCGGCAATGAAGTAGATGAGATCCGCAATAATCCGGAAGAGCTCGAAATGGCTGTACTTTTTAAACGGTTTTCAGCGGGATACCAATATGAGCCTCAAGTGATTAAATCACAGGCACCTCCAAAGGATGAGATGCCAAGCGCTAAAAATATGCTGACCAATGACGAAATGGCCAGAGTTTCTGAAAACATCGAATCCATGCCTGGAATCAATATCATAACGGACTGGAACCGGAATTATGTTTATGGCGATACACTAGTGAGCATCCTGGGCGGAGTCACTTCTTCCTCTCAGGGAATTCTGCAGGAGCGTAAAGCGTATTATCAAGCACGCGGATACGCCCGCAACGACCGTGTCGGTAAATCAAGACTTGAATATCAATATGAAGAATACTTAAATCCCCGTAAGGCGAAAATCGAATATGTGACAGATAAAAACGGAAACACCATTTCAGAAAAAGTAGTCGATCCGGGAAGAAGAGGTTTGGATCTTCAGCTAACCTTTGATGCAGAACTGCAGAAGGAAGCAGAAAAAATCATTGAAGAAGAGCTGAAAAAGGTAGTGGCTGTAAGCCCATATGCAGATCGTGCATTTGCTGTCATGATGGATCCTTACCAAGGCGATATTATCGCGATGGCAGGAAAAGGGTATGATCGCTATAACTCGAAAAAGTATTATGATTTTTCATATGGAGCCTACACAACCCAATATGAAATGGGTTCTGCCGTTAAGGGTGCGACGCTTTTGGCAGGCTTCCAGGAAGGTCTTCAGCCTGGAACTTCATTTAATGATAGTTTACCGATTTTGCTAAAAGGTGCAAAACCGAAAAAATCCCTGCATCCAAGCGGCTGGGTCGATGACCGTGAAGCTCTGGAAGTAAGTTCGAACGTTTACATGTTCCGGACTGCGATGGAAATTGCCGATATCCCTTATGTACCGAACGGCAAATTTCCGGCTGGACCTGCTGCATTGCAGAAGTTCAGGAATTTAAATGACCAGTTCGGACTGGGAGTGCCCACAGGCATCGATTTGCCGGGCGAAGCACACGGACAGCGTTCGCATCCGGATACAGTCGGAGGACTGCTGCTTGACGTTGCTATTGGCCAATACGATACGTACACGCCTCTGCAAATGGCGCAGTACATTTCTGTAATTGCCAATGGCGGCTACCGTATAGAGCCCAGAGTGGTGAAATCCATTCATGAACCGATCAATGAAAACAAGCTTGGACCGCTCGTTGTTGAAAAAGAACCTGAAATCCTAAATGCCATAAACAACACCCAAAATGAAATTGAACGGATTAAGGCCGGCATGAAGCTTGTTACGAAAGGATCCAAAGGTACAGCCAGAGCTTACTTTAAGGGACTGGATGTAGCAGGAAAAACAGGTACGACCCAATCCTTCTATACAAATATTCAAATGGGAATTAAAGCACAGCCTGTGAGCAATGTTACCTTTGTTGGTTATTACCCGACTGACCATCCTAAGGTTGCATTCAGTGTCACTGTTCCTGGAGTCAGAGAGAAATCATCTGCAACAACTGCAAGCAGAGTCATCGCTGACCGATTAATGAAAGCCTACACAGAGCTTGAAAAGAAATACAAGGGCCAGGAAAATATGTCAGAAGTTAAAATTGAAGAAACAAAAGAATCGTAA